A single genomic interval of Pyrobaculum arsenaticum DSM 13514 harbors:
- a CDS encoding 2-oxoacid:acceptor oxidoreductase family protein translates to MPMIEIRFHGRGGQGMVTAAQVLATAAIIEGKYAQAFPEFGPERRGAPVKSYLRISDKPIYTREPILRPDVIVIADQSLFRAENPLEGSKENTILVVNGAYKTPLKTYYVDATSLSMKILGRPVVNTAMIGAVVRATDLVTLRSVAEALKKFFTGRLYDLNIKLVETAYQETAEI, encoded by the coding sequence ATGCCGATGATAGAAATTAGGTTTCACGGACGCGGAGGCCAAGGAATGGTCACAGCGGCCCAGGTGCTGGCTACTGCCGCCATAATAGAGGGAAAATACGCCCAAGCATTCCCCGAGTTCGGCCCCGAGAGGAGGGGAGCCCCCGTTAAGTCCTACCTCCGGATATCCGACAAGCCGATATACACCAGGGAGCCAATACTCCGCCCAGACGTAATAGTTATAGCGGACCAGTCCCTGTTCAGAGCCGAAAACCCGCTGGAGGGCTCCAAGGAGAACACAATACTGGTGGTAAACGGCGCCTACAAGACCCCCCTAAAGACTTATTACGTTGATGCAACTTCGCTCTCGATGAAAATCCTGGGAAGGCCGGTAGTCAACACCGCCATGATAGGCGCCGTGGTCAGAGCCACGGACCTAGTAACCCTCAGATCCGTCGCAGAGGCCTTGAAAAAGTTCTTCACCGGCAGGCTCTACGACCTCAACATAAAACTGGTAGAGACGGCATACCAAGAGACAGCGGAGATATGA
- a CDS encoding 4Fe-4S binding protein yields MTLSKATELPIGAVVTEPGSTRRNITAGWRALRPVIHDDRCVRCQLCWLYCPEGTIVELKGIFKVGNRTYDTKYEINYDYCKGCGICANECPTKAIEMVPET; encoded by the coding sequence ATGACCCTCTCCAAGGCAACAGAGCTCCCAATCGGCGCCGTAGTAACGGAGCCGGGGTCAACACGCCGCAACATCACCGCCGGCTGGCGGGCGTTGCGCCCCGTCATACACGACGACAGGTGCGTAAGGTGCCAGCTCTGCTGGCTCTACTGCCCCGAGGGCACCATCGTCGAGTTGAAGGGCATATTTAAAGTGGGCAACAGGACATACGACACGAAATACGAGATAAACTATGACTACTGCAAAGGTTGCGGCATCTGCGCAAACGAGTGCCCCACGAAAGCGATAGAAATGGTGCCAGAGACATGA